In one window of Lewinella sp. 4G2 DNA:
- the rpoC gene encoding DNA-directed RNA polymerase subunit beta' — translation MAFKKNNSIQKQDFDAITISLSSPDDILERSHGEVLKPETINYRSYKPERDGLFCERIFGPVKDYECYCGKYKRIRYKGIVCDRCGVEVTEKKVRRERNGHIRLVVPVVHIWFFKSLPNKIAYLLGFSSKNLESIIYYERYVVINAGIRESDEIQHKTLITEEQYLDILETLPPENQQLEDGHPDKFVAKMGAEAVRDLLEGLQLDELSDQLRHQASTETSQQRKSEALKRLRVVEAFRDAQKNVVNKPEWTIIQYLPVVPPELRPLVPLDGGRFASSDLNDLYRRVIIRNNRLKRLLEIKAPEVILRNEKRMLQEAVDSLFDNSRKSNAVKAEGGRALKSLSDILKGKQGRFRQNLLGKRVDYSGRSVIVVGPTLKLHECGLPKGMAAELFKPFVIRKLIERGIVKTVKSAKKLVDRKEPVIWEILENILKGHPVMLNRAPTLHRLSIQSFQPKLIEGKAIQLHPLVCSAFNADFDGDQMAVHVPLSQAAILEAQVLMLSSHNMLNPQNGTPVTLPSQDMVLGLYYITKNKKSTDEVKVKGEGGKFYSPEEVMIAYNEGKLDLHATIHCRVPVEVEGEDGKMSLKKKLVETTTGRIIFNSAMPATVPYQDVLLTKKNLKKVIGDIIDRTSFAVTATFLDKIKDMGFKWAFKGGLSFNLGDLITPSVKEKVLIEARADVDDILGNYNMGLITNNERYNKVIDKWTSADNEITTTLMTELAEHKQGFNSVYMMLHSGARGSTQQIKQLCGLRGLMAKPKKSNDAGPAVIENPILSNFVDGLSVLEYFISTHGARKGLADTALKTADAGYLTRRLVDVAQDVVVMIDDCGTLRGIDTSALKENDKVIESLESRIAGRYALEDILHPVTDEVIVKADEYISNTDAKYIEAEGVEEVTIRSVLTCEVERGVCAKCYGKNLATGRKAEIGDAVGIIAAQSIGEPGTQLTLRTFHVGGTASVTSTDNSLESKFNGKLSFEDIRTVDAVDMMGDTQTIVLSRSGEIKITNPETGKVYTTQHIPYGGTLFVKDGQDVKKGDKIVEWDPYNAVIVSEFEGIARFSDIDEGVTFRTERDELTGFEEKVVIETRDRKKIPTITILDKDGAELRQYNLPVGAYISIKDGANVALGEKIVKIPRKGGKIADITGGLPRVTELFEARNPSNPAVVSEIDGIVTFSKKIKRGNRELIVQAKDGQKRKYLINLSKHILVQDQDFVRAGMPLSDGAIAPRDILNIKGPFAVQTYLVNGVQEVYRSQGITINNKHIETICRQMMRRVQIVDQGDTTFLEGEAVERYEFFKQNDWIYDKKVITDKGDSENFREGKIVTMREVREENSRLKREDMKIMTFRDAQAATSFPLLQGITKSSLGTPSWISAASFQETTKVLSTAAIAAKQDFLEGLKENVIVGKRIPAGTGMRKYDRLFVTTKEAQDQWEARQRAFAEEEAAAKAAEEASAASALANAQATAAAGPTDVAVENATDATTDILEASGDMDTTVNGDGGAE, via the coding sequence GAGCGTGATGGTCTTTTCTGTGAGCGGATCTTCGGCCCGGTGAAGGACTACGAATGTTACTGTGGTAAGTACAAGCGCATCCGCTACAAGGGGATCGTTTGTGACCGCTGTGGCGTCGAAGTGACCGAGAAGAAGGTGCGTCGTGAGCGCAACGGACACATCCGTCTGGTGGTACCCGTCGTGCACATCTGGTTCTTCAAGAGCCTCCCCAACAAGATCGCCTACCTGCTCGGTTTCTCTTCCAAGAACCTCGAGTCAATCATTTACTACGAGCGTTACGTGGTCATCAACGCCGGTATCCGGGAGAGTGATGAGATCCAGCACAAAACGCTGATCACGGAGGAACAGTACCTCGATATCCTCGAGACGCTGCCCCCCGAAAACCAGCAACTGGAAGACGGCCACCCCGATAAGTTCGTCGCCAAGATGGGCGCCGAAGCGGTGCGTGACCTCCTCGAAGGACTCCAGCTCGACGAGCTTTCCGACCAATTGCGCCACCAGGCCAGCACGGAAACCAGCCAGCAGCGTAAGAGCGAGGCCCTCAAGCGCCTCCGCGTGGTGGAAGCCTTCCGTGACGCACAGAAAAACGTCGTCAACAAGCCGGAATGGACGATCATCCAGTACCTGCCCGTCGTTCCCCCGGAACTGCGCCCGCTCGTACCACTGGATGGTGGCCGTTTCGCCTCTTCCGACCTCAACGACCTGTACCGTCGCGTAATCATTCGTAATAACCGCCTGAAGCGTCTTTTGGAGATCAAGGCTCCGGAAGTAATCCTGCGTAACGAGAAGCGGATGTTGCAGGAGGCCGTTGATAGCCTCTTCGATAACAGCCGGAAATCCAACGCCGTAAAGGCCGAAGGTGGCCGCGCGCTGAAGTCGCTCTCCGATATCCTCAAGGGTAAGCAGGGCCGTTTCCGCCAGAACCTCCTCGGTAAGCGGGTTGACTACTCCGGACGTTCCGTAATCGTAGTAGGCCCTACGCTGAAACTCCACGAATGTGGTCTGCCGAAAGGCATGGCCGCTGAGCTCTTCAAGCCCTTCGTGATCCGTAAGCTCATCGAGCGCGGTATCGTGAAGACGGTGAAGTCCGCCAAGAAATTGGTCGACCGCAAAGAGCCCGTGATCTGGGAGATCCTCGAAAACATCCTGAAGGGCCACCCCGTCATGCTCAACCGGGCACCGACGCTGCACCGCCTTTCTATCCAGTCCTTCCAGCCGAAGCTGATCGAAGGAAAAGCCATCCAGCTGCACCCCCTCGTATGTTCCGCGTTCAACGCCGACTTCGACGGTGACCAGATGGCCGTTCACGTGCCGCTGAGCCAGGCAGCTATTCTTGAGGCCCAGGTCTTGATGCTGTCCAGCCACAACATGCTGAACCCACAGAACGGTACGCCAGTGACCCTGCCTTCACAGGATATGGTACTGGGCCTTTACTACATCACCAAGAACAAGAAGTCCACGGACGAAGTGAAGGTGAAAGGTGAAGGTGGCAAGTTCTACAGCCCCGAGGAAGTCATGATTGCCTACAACGAAGGCAAGCTGGACCTCCACGCCACGATCCACTGTCGCGTACCCGTAGAGGTTGAGGGTGAGGACGGTAAAATGTCGCTCAAGAAGAAATTGGTCGAGACCACTACCGGTCGGATCATCTTCAACAGCGCCATGCCCGCCACCGTACCCTACCAGGACGTGCTGCTCACCAAGAAGAACCTCAAGAAGGTGATCGGTGACATCATCGACCGGACGAGCTTCGCCGTGACGGCTACCTTCCTTGACAAGATTAAGGACATGGGTTTCAAGTGGGCCTTCAAGGGAGGTCTGTCTTTCAACCTTGGTGACCTGATCACACCTTCCGTAAAGGAAAAGGTACTGATTGAAGCCCGCGCTGACGTTGACGATATTCTCGGCAACTACAACATGGGTCTCATTACCAACAACGAGCGCTACAACAAAGTCATTGACAAGTGGACGAGCGCGGATAACGAGATCACCACGACGCTTATGACCGAGCTGGCCGAGCACAAGCAAGGTTTCAACTCGGTGTACATGATGCTCCACTCCGGAGCCCGTGGTTCCACGCAGCAGATTAAGCAGCTCTGTGGTCTCCGTGGTCTGATGGCCAAGCCGAAGAAGTCGAACGATGCCGGCCCCGCCGTAATCGAAAACCCGATCCTCTCTAACTTCGTCGACGGACTTTCCGTACTGGAATACTTCATCTCTACGCACGGTGCCCGTAAGGGTCTCGCCGATACGGCCCTGAAAACGGCCGATGCCGGTTACCTCACCCGTCGTCTCGTAGATGTTGCGCAGGACGTGGTCGTCATGATTGACGACTGTGGTACCCTTCGTGGTATCGATACCTCCGCACTGAAGGAAAACGACAAGGTGATCGAAAGCCTGGAGAGCCGGATCGCCGGCCGTTACGCGCTGGAAGACATCCTGCACCCCGTCACCGACGAGGTGATCGTGAAGGCTGACGAGTACATCAGCAACACCGACGCTAAGTACATCGAAGCGGAAGGTGTTGAAGAAGTGACCATCCGTTCCGTCCTCACCTGTGAGGTAGAGCGTGGCGTCTGTGCCAAGTGTTACGGTAAGAACCTCGCTACCGGCCGGAAGGCGGAGATCGGTGATGCCGTTGGTATCATCGCCGCTCAGTCCATCGGTGAGCCGGGTACACAGTTGACGCTGCGTACCTTCCACGTAGGTGGTACGGCATCGGTGACTAGTACCGACAACAGTCTGGAATCCAAGTTCAACGGTAAGCTGTCCTTCGAGGACATCCGTACCGTCGACGCCGTCGACATGATGGGTGATACGCAGACGATCGTACTTTCCCGTTCCGGTGAGATCAAGATCACCAACCCGGAAACGGGCAAGGTGTACACGACGCAGCACATCCCCTACGGTGGTACGCTCTTCGTGAAGGATGGCCAGGACGTCAAGAAAGGCGACAAGATCGTTGAGTGGGACCCCTACAATGCCGTTATCGTTTCCGAATTTGAGGGTATTGCCCGCTTCTCGGACATCGACGAAGGTGTCACCTTCCGTACTGAGCGTGACGAACTGACTGGCTTCGAAGAGAAGGTCGTCATCGAAACGCGGGACCGGAAGAAGATCCCGACCATCACCATCCTGGACAAGGACGGCGCCGAACTGCGCCAGTACAACCTCCCGGTAGGTGCCTACATCTCCATCAAGGACGGCGCTAACGTTGCCCTCGGTGAGAAGATCGTGAAGATCCCCCGGAAGGGTGGTAAGATTGCGGATATCACCGGTGGTCTGCCGCGGGTAACGGAGCTTTTCGAAGCGCGTAACCCCTCCAACCCCGCCGTTGTCTCCGAGATCGACGGTATCGTAACCTTCTCCAAGAAGATCAAGCGCGGTAACCGTGAGTTGATCGTCCAGGCGAAGGACGGCCAGAAGCGTAAGTACCTCATCAACCTGAGTAAGCACATCCTCGTACAGGATCAGGATTTCGTCCGTGCCGGTATGCCACTGTCCGACGGTGCCATTGCCCCACGGGATATCCTGAACATCAAAGGTCCCTTCGCCGTCCAGACCTACCTGGTCAACGGCGTACAAGAAGTCTACCGTTCGCAGGGTATCACGATCAACAACAAGCACATCGAAACCATCTGCCGCCAGATGATGCGTCGCGTTCAGATCGTCGACCAGGGTGATACGACCTTCCTCGAAGGGGAAGCCGTCGAGCGCTACGAGTTCTTCAAGCAGAACGACTGGATCTACGACAAAAAGGTGATTACCGACAAGGGTGACAGCGAGAACTTCCGGGAAGGCAAGATCGTGACGATGCGTGAAGTGCGTGAGGAGAACTCCCGCCTGAAGCGCGAAGACATGAAGATCATGACCTTCCGTGACGCGCAGGCTGCTACCTCGTTCCCCCTCCTTCAGGGTATCACGAAGTCCTCCCTCGGTACGCCGAGCTGGATCTCCGCCGCCTCGTTCCAGGAGACGACCAAGGTACTTTCTACCGCTGCGATTGCCGCCAAGCAGGACTTCCTCGAAGGCCTCAAGGAGAACGTTATCGTTGGTAAGCGGATCCCGGCCGGTACGGGTATGCGCAAGTACGACCGCCTTTTCGTTACGACGAAGGAAGCGCAGGATCAGTGGGAAGCCCGTCAGCGTGCTTTCGCCGAGGAAGAAGCCGCCGCTAAGGCTGCGGAAGAGGCCAGCGCCGCTTCTGCTTTGGCTAACGCTCAGGCTACCGCCGCCGCCGGCCCAACCGACGTCGCCGTTGAGAATGCGACGGATGCGACGACCGATATCCTAGAAGCTTCCGGTGATATGGATACTACCGTAAATGGAGATGGAGGAGCTGAGTAG
- a CDS encoding sensor histidine kinase: MLLALLPGTCVSAQSIAVDSLRSIFRTTANEEERFTAYESVVLLLVDERDTTASRQALDTLNGLTQGDDSRSGRYQYAEAYRAKSVQDWSVAFASAVASFDIHQSLGEGRLAARAGELAGLVASRMGKLEEAFKIQQRALVEAKRVNDDEYTLSLLSELGNTHRRLNNFDKAETYSLQSLELIRKLGMIENEVIILSTLGIIAKKQNRLDGANDYYEQALARADDLPVEKRDINKGNVYLNLAQLANSRNNREEAINYATKAIHAFEPDEYFRQRAFMNLQLGTAHLKLKRYNEAEKYYRNAVAGARGVSNIIAGGEKGLLFVFRETEQLDSTVHYLEKAAATREAAIEKNRIESIAEMEAKYQTKEQQAEIERLAYEDGINRDKLSRQRNLIIGGLLIMSVLSGFLYFIWQQRQRISRQHQIIEVALNEKETLLKEIHHRVKNNLQMISSLLSLQSRFIDDPAALSAMEMGRQRVRSMAIIHQRLYLRDSLSPEIGVKDYLEQLVTELLGVLNVKGLALKLEMHLEDIKLDIDRMIPLGLIANELITNSLKYAFTGREDGLLSINLQKVGDDIVLQIADDGSGYDPAATDTRNSFGSLLISTLSEQLAAELQIATTNGTTVTLRFPETE, encoded by the coding sequence TTGTTGCTTGCCCTCCTGCCCGGTACCTGCGTCAGCGCCCAAAGTATAGCAGTGGATAGTTTGCGGAGCATTTTTAGAACCACCGCCAACGAAGAAGAGCGTTTTACCGCCTATGAATCAGTCGTCCTGCTACTGGTGGACGAAAGAGATACTACGGCCAGTCGTCAGGCTCTTGATACCCTAAATGGACTGACCCAAGGCGACGACAGTCGATCGGGCCGCTACCAATATGCCGAGGCCTACCGGGCGAAAAGTGTACAAGATTGGTCAGTTGCTTTCGCCTCGGCAGTTGCTTCCTTTGACATCCATCAATCCTTAGGGGAGGGCAGGCTAGCGGCCAGGGCCGGCGAACTAGCTGGATTGGTAGCTTCGCGAATGGGGAAGTTAGAGGAGGCATTCAAGATCCAGCAACGCGCGTTGGTAGAGGCTAAACGGGTAAACGATGATGAGTACACCTTATCCCTACTCAGTGAGCTTGGTAATACGCACCGGAGGCTAAACAACTTCGACAAAGCGGAGACCTATAGTTTGCAGAGCCTGGAATTGATTCGCAAACTGGGGATGATCGAAAATGAAGTGATCATCCTTTCAACCCTCGGAATAATTGCGAAAAAGCAGAACCGCCTGGACGGAGCAAACGACTACTACGAGCAGGCACTGGCTCGCGCCGACGATTTGCCCGTAGAAAAGCGAGACATCAATAAAGGGAATGTGTACCTTAATTTGGCCCAACTGGCAAACAGCCGCAACAATCGCGAGGAAGCGATTAACTATGCTACCAAAGCAATCCACGCCTTCGAACCAGACGAATACTTTCGCCAGCGCGCATTCATGAACCTTCAGCTGGGTACGGCTCACTTGAAACTGAAGCGCTACAATGAGGCAGAAAAATACTACCGTAATGCTGTCGCCGGCGCGCGCGGCGTAAGTAATATTATCGCCGGTGGTGAGAAGGGATTACTCTTCGTGTTTCGGGAAACCGAGCAGTTGGATTCGACCGTACACTATCTTGAAAAGGCCGCCGCAACGCGGGAGGCAGCTATCGAAAAGAACCGGATTGAATCCATTGCGGAGATGGAGGCCAAGTACCAGACTAAGGAGCAGCAGGCTGAAATAGAGCGGTTAGCCTACGAAGATGGCATCAACCGGGATAAGTTGAGCCGCCAACGGAACCTGATCATTGGTGGTCTGCTGATCATGAGCGTGCTCTCCGGATTTCTCTACTTCATCTGGCAGCAGCGACAACGAATCAGCCGCCAACACCAAATTATTGAGGTAGCGCTAAATGAAAAAGAGACCCTGCTGAAGGAGATCCACCACCGGGTAAAGAACAACCTACAAATGATTTCCAGCCTATTATCTCTCCAGAGTCGTTTTATTGACGACCCCGCGGCCTTATCGGCGATGGAGATGGGGCGGCAGCGGGTTAGATCCATGGCCATCATTCACCAACGCCTGTACCTGCGCGATAGCCTTTCTCCGGAAATTGGCGTAAAAGACTACTTAGAACAGTTAGTCACCGAATTGCTTGGGGTACTGAACGTGAAAGGATTGGCGCTGAAACTAGAGATGCATCTGGAAGACATTAAATTGGATATTGACCGGATGATACCTCTCGGGTTGATCGCTAACGAACTCATCACCAATTCGCTCAAATACGCCTTCACCGGCAGAGAAGACGGGCTACTCTCCATTAATTTGCAAAAAGTGGGAGATGACATTGTATTGCAAATTGCCGACGATGGTTCCGGATACGACCCAGCGGCTACTGACACCCGCAACTCCTTCGGCAGCCTGCTCATTTCTACCCTTTCCGAGCAGTTAGCGGCAGAGCTTCAGATTGCAACAACCAACGGGACGACGGTCACTTTACGTTTTCCAGAAACGGAGTAG
- a CDS encoding effector binding domain-containing protein has protein sequence MPNRLTRLTTLLTQLQARKLVTAQQLAEAHGVSVRTIYRDVRTLEEAGVPVINVEGKGYSLVEGYRMPPVMFTEAEAAALITAETLVRANRDASLVEAYRAATTKLRAILPGAAKDRSELLAARLQSRDNPEARRTSVHLMDVQHAITHHHLCHLAYVSESGHRSERVIEPFAVYTSGGNWIVIARCRTKADFRAFRLDRIQQFRELAEHFEPHRMTLEDYLRECRKNYYRTPDIGLSLRGGNFGASPKNEDMTTQQISDFPVVGISVRTSNADPQAAAAAIGGLWQRLLGDNLATQIPNKVDGTIYCVYTDYESDHTGEYLTVLGYRVTSLDAVPEGFTGITVPGGQFAQFTCKGDLQQGVVYQAWRDIWATDLNRAYRADFEVYGVKAMNPQAAEVEIFVGVNA, from the coding sequence ATGCCCAACCGCCTCACCAGATTGACGACCCTGCTGACCCAGTTGCAAGCCCGTAAATTGGTGACGGCCCAGCAATTGGCGGAGGCGCACGGTGTGAGCGTACGGACGATTTACCGCGACGTGCGGACGCTGGAGGAGGCCGGCGTACCCGTCATCAACGTGGAGGGCAAGGGCTACTCCCTGGTGGAGGGCTACCGGATGCCGCCGGTGATGTTCACCGAAGCTGAGGCTGCGGCCCTGATCACGGCCGAGACACTCGTGCGGGCTAACCGCGACGCCTCGCTGGTAGAGGCCTACCGGGCAGCGACGACCAAACTGCGGGCCATTTTACCGGGCGCCGCCAAGGACCGCTCGGAATTGCTGGCCGCCCGCCTGCAATCCCGCGACAACCCGGAGGCGCGGCGGACGAGCGTGCACCTGATGGACGTGCAGCACGCCATTACCCACCACCACCTCTGCCATTTGGCCTACGTTTCCGAGAGCGGCCACCGGAGCGAACGGGTGATTGAACCCTTCGCTGTGTACACCTCCGGGGGTAACTGGATCGTGATCGCCAGGTGCCGCACGAAGGCTGATTTCCGCGCCTTCCGCCTGGACCGCATTCAGCAATTTCGGGAACTAGCGGAGCACTTCGAGCCTCACCGGATGACGCTGGAAGACTACCTGCGGGAGTGCCGCAAAAATTATTACCGCACCCCTGACATAGGGCTGTCACTGCGGGGCGGGAACTTTGGGGCGTCACCAAAAAACGAAGACATGACGACCCAGCAAATTTCTGATTTCCCCGTAGTGGGCATCTCCGTCCGCACCTCGAATGCGGACCCGCAAGCGGCCGCCGCCGCCATTGGAGGTCTCTGGCAACGCTTACTGGGAGATAATCTCGCCACCCAAATCCCGAACAAAGTGGATGGCACTATCTACTGCGTCTACACCGACTACGAATCGGACCACACCGGCGAATACCTGACCGTGCTCGGTTACCGCGTAACTTCTCTCGACGCGGTGCCGGAGGGCTTTACGGGCATCACCGTACCCGGCGGCCAATTCGCCCAATTTACCTGCAAGGGTGACCTCCAACAAGGCGTCGTCTACCAGGCCTGGCGCGACATCTGGGCGACCGATCTCAACCGCGCCTACCGGGCCGATTTTGAGGTGTACGGCGTTAAGGCGATGAACCCGCAGGCTGCGGAGGTGGAGATTTTTGTGGGGGTGAATGCTTGA
- a CDS encoding glycosyltransferase family 2 protein — protein sequence MNNPAPQLLSIIVPMYNEEATLVSVLDKLHEVELIAGINKEIVVVDDCSTDRSLALLQEYVAAHPDRNILTARHQVNKGKGAALRTGIQAATGDHIIIQDADLEYDPREFNLLLQPIVDGHADVVYGSRFIGGKPHRILFFWHSIGNKLLTFLCNMFTNLNLTDMETCYKLFPAKVLKSIDIQENRFGFEPEVTIKTSRFTDIRIYEVGISYYGRTYAEGKKINYKDGFRAIYCIVKYGLFG from the coding sequence ATGAATAATCCCGCTCCTCAACTACTCAGTATTATCGTCCCCATGTACAACGAGGAGGCTACGCTCGTTAGCGTACTCGATAAGCTCCACGAGGTGGAACTCATCGCCGGCATCAACAAGGAGATCGTGGTGGTCGACGATTGCTCCACGGACCGGTCGTTGGCACTGCTGCAGGAATACGTCGCCGCCCACCCCGATCGTAATATCCTGACGGCCCGCCACCAGGTAAATAAAGGCAAGGGCGCCGCTTTGCGCACGGGCATCCAGGCCGCTACGGGTGACCACATCATCATCCAGGACGCCGACCTCGAGTACGACCCACGGGAGTTCAACCTGCTGCTGCAGCCCATCGTGGATGGGCACGCGGACGTCGTTTACGGCTCCCGGTTCATCGGCGGAAAGCCCCACCGCATCCTCTTCTTCTGGCATTCCATCGGCAACAAATTGCTCACCTTCCTCTGTAACATGTTCACCAACCTCAACCTGACGGACATGGAGACCTGTTACAAACTCTTCCCGGCCAAAGTCCTCAAGTCCATCGACATTCAGGAGAACCGCTTTGGTTTCGAGCCGGAGGTGACCATCAAAACCTCCCGTTTCACCGATATCCGGATCTACGAGGTCGGCATCAGTTACTACGGCCGCACTTACGCGGAGGGCAAAAAGATCAATTATAAGGATGGCTTCCGGGCCATCTACTGCATCGTTAAGTACGGTCTTTTTGGGTAG
- a CDS encoding glycosyltransferase family 39 protein, whose protein sequence is MSDATPQRRSGKVSRYALLALILTVLATHFFYAPRWKQTGLHTTISWDVSGYYAYLPAVFIHDQLDNPVFLQDVVDEYMPTPHVNQAFLHEESGNLVMKYSAGQALIYTPFFLAAHAYATASPQYPPDGYSFPYQLAVSIGFLIYAIIGLIFLRKILRRYFDEWPVALTMAGIVLGSNYLNYTALDGAMTHNTLFVLYTLLIYTTIRFYERPDLAKGAIIGVLVGLAALTRPTEILSCLIPLLWGVDLTSRESIQQRLKVLGGQLPALGTAALITLAIGSLQLFYWHHATGNWIVYSYEEEGFSWLAPHLREGFVSYESGWLLYSPLMVFSLIGFYFLFRRDRRLFFPTIIFSILFIYVAFAWDHWTYGGSLGQRTMVQCYPILAFPLTAFVAACLKGRTVMKWIVGALTLLFIYANLWFTHQAHRGGLLHVGVMTEAYFWNTLFTYDKNPVKLRMLDGQKRIFPGEPSREVEVYRDTSYRKELNPDNTWAGVTKIPSDLLPEDYEWIRVYVTGQMGLKEWNHYNMTQFRVETYFEGAQITRDFYKIQRIMEHGETKRLFLDVRKPLIPIDTITVDFWNVGSPLPFTVTDLSVAALYE, encoded by the coding sequence ATGAGTGACGCTACACCCCAACGCAGGTCCGGAAAGGTATCCCGCTACGCCCTGTTGGCCCTCATCCTGACGGTGCTGGCGACCCACTTCTTCTACGCGCCGCGCTGGAAGCAGACGGGCTTGCACACGACGATTTCCTGGGACGTATCCGGCTACTACGCCTACCTGCCGGCGGTCTTCATCCACGACCAGCTGGACAATCCGGTTTTCCTACAGGACGTGGTGGATGAGTACATGCCTACGCCCCACGTCAACCAGGCTTTCTTGCACGAGGAGTCCGGCAACCTCGTCATGAAATATTCCGCCGGGCAGGCCCTCATTTACACGCCCTTCTTTCTGGCGGCCCACGCTTACGCAACGGCGAGCCCTCAGTATCCACCGGATGGGTACTCCTTTCCCTATCAGTTGGCCGTTTCCATCGGCTTTCTGATTTACGCCATCATCGGGCTCATTTTCTTACGGAAGATCCTGCGCCGTTACTTCGACGAGTGGCCGGTGGCGCTGACAATGGCGGGCATCGTGCTGGGCTCCAACTACCTCAACTATACGGCGCTGGACGGGGCGATGACGCACAACACCCTCTTCGTTCTTTATACCCTGCTGATTTATACGACCATCCGTTTTTACGAGCGACCCGATCTTGCGAAGGGAGCCATCATCGGCGTATTGGTGGGTTTGGCGGCGTTGACGCGGCCGACGGAGATCCTTAGTTGCCTGATCCCGCTCTTGTGGGGGGTGGATCTGACCTCGCGAGAGTCCATTCAGCAACGTCTAAAGGTCCTGGGTGGCCAACTTCCCGCACTTGGCACCGCCGCACTGATTACGCTGGCTATCGGCAGTCTTCAATTGTTTTACTGGCACCACGCAACGGGCAACTGGATCGTGTACAGCTACGAGGAGGAGGGCTTCAGCTGGCTGGCACCCCACCTCAGGGAAGGCTTCGTCAGCTACGAATCGGGCTGGCTGCTGTACTCACCATTGATGGTCTTTTCCCTGATCGGCTTCTACTTCCTGTTCCGGCGGGACCGCCGGCTTTTCTTCCCGACCATCATTTTCTCCATCCTTTTCATTTACGTTGCTTTTGCCTGGGACCACTGGACCTACGGCGGCTCCCTCGGCCAACGGACGATGGTGCAGTGCTACCCCATCCTTGCCTTTCCGCTCACAGCGTTCGTGGCGGCCTGTCTGAAGGGAAGAACGGTGATGAAGTGGATCGTGGGTGCCCTCACGTTGCTATTCATCTACGCCAATCTCTGGTTCACCCACCAGGCGCACCGGGGCGGTTTGCTGCACGTGGGCGTCATGACGGAGGCTTACTTCTGGAATACGTTGTTCACCTACGACAAGAATCCCGTCAAGCTCCGGATGCTCGACGGGCAGAAACGCATTTTCCCCGGCGAGCCATCCCGCGAAGTCGAGGTGTACCGGGACACGAGCTACCGGAAGGAGCTCAACCCGGACAATACCTGGGCGGGCGTCACCAAGATTCCCAGCGACTTGCTGCCGGAGGACTACGAATGGATCCGCGTCTACGTCACCGGCCAGATGGGGCTCAAGGAGTGGAACCATTACAACATGACCCAATTCCGGGTCGAGACCTACTTCGAGGGCGCCCAGATCACCCGCGATTTTTACAAGATCCAGCGCATCATGGAGCACGGCGAAACCAAACGCTTATTTTTGGACGTCCGTAAGCCCCTCATCCCCATCGATACCATTACCGTCGACTTCTGGAACGTCGGCAGCCCCCTTCCCTTTACCGTCACCGATCTTAGCGTTGCCGCCCTGTATGAATAA
- a CDS encoding DUF2200 domain-containing protein, whose amino-acid sequence MTPSEKHHERIRTMKFFGVYPHYVTKVEKKGRTVAELHEVITWLTGYDEESLQDFITSPTATFEDFFAGATLNPNAHLIKGVICGYRVEEIENDLTRQCRYLDKLVDELARGRKMEKILRVG is encoded by the coding sequence ATGACTCCCTCCGAAAAACACCACGAGCGCATCCGGACGATGAAGTTCTTCGGCGTCTACCCCCACTACGTCACCAAAGTGGAAAAGAAGGGCCGTACGGTTGCCGAACTCCACGAAGTCATTACCTGGCTGACTGGCTACGACGAGGAATCGCTGCAGGATTTCATTACCTCCCCCACTGCCACCTTTGAGGATTTTTTTGCGGGGGCCACGCTTAATCCCAATGCCCACCTCATCAAAGGCGTCATCTGCGGTTACCGGGTGGAGGAGATCGAGAATGATCTGACGCGCCAGTGCCGGTATCTGGATAAGTTGGTGGATGAATTGGCGCGGGGGCGGAAGATGGAGAAGATTTTGCGGGTTGGGTGA